The genomic window GGTGGGCAAAGACGGCACCGTTGAGTTCGTCAGTCCGGGGGCGCGGGTGTTCACCGAGCTCACGGTGCCGCCACGGGCGCCGGGCCCGGCGCGGAAGCGTCCTCCAGTGTCGTTCTGAGCTTGCGAGCCCAGCCCTCCAGCCACAGTTCATCGGCGCGGCAGAAGCATCGTGGCGACCAGCCCCCCACCAGCAACCAGCCCACCGCACCGATGGGTTGCACGATCACGGCTGGCGTGCCCAGCGGCAAGCCGGTGAACTCCTGGCGGCCGGGATAAAGGCGCAGGTCCACCAGCGAAACGCAGCGCTCCGTCCGTCGGGCCCGCTCGCAGATTGCACCCGGGAAGAAGGGCTCTTCGGCCAGCACCCCGCGGCGCAGAACCACCCGGCCCTGCCAGAACAGCAGCACGCTGGCGGCGGGCGTGGCGGTGAGCAGCATGTGGCTGCCCCAGGCGAGTTCCTGCCGGGCCAGGGGCGGGAGGGCCTCATCAAGTTCCAGCCCCTGGGGCCCGGGCAACTCCACCCGTTCCGGTGCCGCCGGCAGGGCCCGCGTCCAGAGCACGGCCACCAGCATCAGGCCCACCGCCATCAGGCTGGCGAGCACGGCTGCCCGCTCCAGAGCGGGAGAAAGGTCGGGTGCCGTGAGCTGGTTGAGCAGGCAGAGCAGCAGGCCGAGCACTCCGGCAGCCAGGCAGAGCCGTGCCGGCGGCGGGAGACCGGCCATGGGATTCTGGCGATTGGAATACGAACGCTGACACATCAGGGCGCGACAGCAGGGCCTGCGGGCGGCAGACTGACAATCACAACTGTGAGGCCCGGTCTTTGCGTCTGCCGCTGCGTCTACTGGCTGCCATCACCGTGTTGCTGCTCCAGTTCCTGCCCGTAGCGGCGGCCTGGGCCGTCGGAGCCAGCGCCTATCCCGCTCTGCCCCAGCAGCACCTGATCGATCCCGCCGAGCTGTTCAGCAGGGCCACGGCGGTGGAGCTGGAACGCCGGCTCAAGGAGCTGCAGGCCGATCACATCGAAGCCCGCCTGGTCACGGTGCAGCGCCTCGACTACGGCCTCGATCTCGAGACCCTCGGCCAGCAATTAATCGACCGCTGGTCCACCGCCTCCAGCGACGACTCCTCCCAGCTGATCCTGCTGATCGATTCGCAGACGAACACTGCCGCCGTGGTGGCCAGTGACACCCTGCTGGACCAGCTTCCTGAATCCCTGCTGCGCAACACCGCCGATCGCACCATGGCGATACCAATCCGGCTGGGATCACGCTACCGCCAGGCCTCACTCGATGCCCTCGACCGCATCACGGCCGTGCTGGCAGGCGGCGAAGACCCTGGCCCGCCGCTGGAGCAGGTGATCGTGCCAGTGGAGTCGAACATCCCCACCCAGGAGGAAACGGCCTCCAGCAATGGTTTCACCTGGATCGTCGTGCTGTTGGTGGTGGGCACGGTGGTGCCGATGCTCACCTGGTGGGTTTTCTCCCGCTGAGCACCCATGGGTCTGACCGACTGGATGGGAACCTTCGGGAAGGCCCGCACCAAGGATCTGCGCAGCAATCTGGAGCGCGCCTATGAGGCCGCCCTGCTGATCCAGAACATTGAGCTCGAATACTTCAACGACCGCCCTGTGCGGCCGGAGCTTGAGCTGAGCATGCCGGCGTCGGTGCAGGCGCAGATGATGCGGCGGTTTCGCAGTTCACTGGAGCTGTGCCGGCAGGTGGTGGAGGAACTCCAGCCCCGCCGCCACGAACTCGATCCCCAGGAGCTGCGGCAGTTCCAGCTGATTGAAACAGTTGAGGGGCGCTACTCCAACCGCAAGCCGCTCTCCACCCTCACCCGCTCGCCGGAGTTGTTGCCCCGCAGCCTGATGGGGTTGATGGAGAAGGTGCGACGGCAGCTGGATCCCCAGGCAGAGGCCACCGTGGTGGCTGGCTTTCGCCGGCGCCGCGATTCCACGCTGGTGTCGCTGCGCATCCTGCTGCTGCTGGTGCTGGTGCCGCTGCTGATGCAGCAGGCCAGCCGCACCTTCGTGATTTCGCCCTTGGTGGATCGCTTCGCGCCCGACGTGCCCTTCCTCACTTACCCCAAACCGCAGCTTGAAGAGGCGGCTGTGGAGAAGCTGCGTGTGTACAAAGCGGAGCTGGAATTCGATGCCCTGCTCAAGGGCGAAGACCTCCCCGACCCGGCGGCGATGCACAAGGCCCTGGCCAGCCGCGCCGCCGAACTGAAGGAAGAAGCGGATGGACAGAGCACCCTGGCGATCAAGAACGTGCTCTCCGATGCCTTCGGGCTGCTCAGTTTCGGGCTGGTCTGCCTGCTGGCCCGTGAGGACATCCGGGTGCTGCGCGGCTTTCTGGACGAACAGGTGTATGGCCTGAGCGACAGTGCCAAGGCCTTTGCAATCATTCTTTTTACCGACATCTTCGTGGGATTTCACAGCCCGGAAGGCTGGACTGTGTTGCTCGACGGTGTAGCCACCCACCTGGGACTACCGGTGAGAGAGAACTTCGTGATGCTCTTCATCGCCACCTTCCCGGTGATTCTGGCCACGATCTTCAAGTATTGGATTTTCCGCTATCTCAACCGTGTGTCCCCATCTTCTGTGGCCACGCTGCGCAACATGAATGGCGGGGGCTGACGCCATGCTCACCCTGGTGACCGGTCCGAGCCGGAGCGGCAAGAGCCGCTGGGCCGAGCACCTGGCCCTGCATTCGGGCCGGCCGGTCACCTACATCGCCACCGGCCCCCGCCTCGAGGGCGATGCCAGCTGGAGCGAGCGGCTGGCCCTGCACCGCCGCCGCCGGCCGGCCGACTGGCCCACCTGGGAGGTGGAAGGGCAGCTCAGCGCCGCGCTGGAGCGGGCGCCCGCTGAGCGACTGCTGCTGATCGACTCGCTCGGCACCTGGCTGGCGCACCACCTCGAACTGGACACAGGCGCCTGGGAGCAGGAACAGCAGCATCTGCTGTCGGCGTTGCAGCGTTGCCGCGCCGCCGCGCTGATCGTGTCTGAGGAGACTGGCTGGGGTGTGGTGCCCCCCACGGCGATCGGCGGGCGCTTCCGGGATCGGCTCGGGGCGCTGCAACAAGAGCTGCTGCCCCGCTGCAACGAGGCCTGGCTGGTGGTGCACGGGCGGGCGATCGATCTGCTGCGGCTGAGCAGGCCGGTGCCGGAGCTCTGAGCCATGCCGCGCGTGGTGCTGTTTGAGCCGGAGATCCCGCCGAACACCGGCAATGTGGCGCGCACCTGTGCGGCCACCGGCTGCGAGCTTCACCTGATCGAACCGCTGGGCTTCCAGATCGATGACCGGCAGCTGAAGCGGGCGGGCCTGGACTATTGGCCCTGGGTACAGCTGCATCGCCACGCCAACCTGGTGAGCTTCGAGCAGCACCGCCGCAGGTGCGGTGGGCGCCTGGTGGCCTTCAGCAGCCAGGTGGACCAGCCCTACACCTCCTTCGCCTTCCGAGACGACGACTGGCTGCTGCATGGGCGTGAATCGAGCGGCCTGCCGCCGGATGTGCTGGCCGCCGCCGATGCCCGGCTCACCGTGCCGATGCCGGGCTCGGTGCGCAGCGGTGGTGGGGTGCGCAGCCTCAACCTCTCCGTGGCCGCTGCCGTGGTGTTGTTTGAGGCCATTCGCCAGTTGGGGACAGGGATCTCCAGCACCGCCAGGGACGCTTGAACCCCGTTCGCTCCGGCCTTCAGGTTGTCTAAAGGAGTTCAGGCCGCTACTGTCGGCGCGACCCGGGGGGTGGCGGCTTCTCCACCGGGTTTTGTCCAATGGGTGAATTTGCATGAAGCCTTCGCAACTGATCCTGCCTCTGATGGGAGCCCTCCCGGTTCTCTCTCTGGTGGCTGCTGCGGCCATCCCTGGCATCGCCGACTCCCGCTCCAGCGGGGTTGATGAGCTGTCTGCCGGCTTCGGGGATGCTCTGGGGCTGACGGCCGAACCCAAAGCGGTCCAGCAGCTCGCCTCGCTCCCCAAGGCCAGCGACAGGGTGTGGATCCAGGTGCGCGCAGAGGTCACCCTGGATGAGCTCGCTCAGCAGCTGCGCATCCAGGAAACGCCCCTGGCCCGCATGAATGATGTGACCGAAGACCACAGGTTCAGCCAGGGCGACTGGCTGGTGATCCCTGGACGTGACACCAACCGGGCCCGCAGCGTGGCCGCCCTCGATCCCGAGCAGATCCGGCGCTCCGCCCCGCTCTCCGAGCTGCCACCCCTGGAATCCACCGGAGTGGTGCGCTTCGGCGACAGCCTGATGAAGCTCGCCAAGCGCTACAACCTCACGATTCAGGAGCTGCTGCGGCTGAACCCCGGCCTAGAGGCCGCCCGGCTCGTGGCCGGTACCCAGGTGCGGCTGGCCCGTTCCGCCCCCGGCCGCACCCGGATGGTGCTCGGGCTCAATCCCGTGGGCAGCGGCGGGCTCAGCTGGCCGGATCTCCCCTCCTTCGGTGGCCGTCCAGAGGTGGAGCAAGGCCCCACCCAGGGCGACGCCACCTGGATCTGGCCCACCAGAGGGGTGTTCAGCTCCGGCTTCGGCTGGCGCTGGGGGCGCATGCACAAAGGCGTCGACATCGCCAACAACGTCGGCACGCCGATCGTGGCCGCCCGATCCGGCCAGGTGGTCTTTGCCGGCTGGCATGACGGGGGCTACGGCTACCTGGTGGAGATCCAGCACAGCGACGGCAGCAAGTCGCTCTACGCCCACAACAGCCGCCTGATGGTGAGAGTCGGCCAGATGGTGGGCCAGGGAACCGTGATCAGCTCGATGGGCAGCACCGGACGCAGCACCGGGCCTCACCTCCACTTCGAGATCCATCCCCCCGGCCGTGGTGCCGTGAATCCCCTGGAGTTCCTCCCCGGCCGCGCCTGAGACGCGCCGCACGGGAGGCGTCGGGCCGTCGTTTAAGCTCTCCACACAAGGCTCGGTAGCTCAGCTGGTTAGAGCGTGGGATTCATAACCCCAAGGTCGGGAGTTCAAGTCTCCCCCGAGCCATTGCCCTGAAAATCGATACAACCCAGTGGTAGATCCAGTGGCACTTCAATTCTTTGACATTGATCGTTTGACATCCTTGTCACCTCAATGGGGTGACACCTGACGTTGGCGAGACTTTGTTGGCGCCTGAAGCTGGCGAGTTCTGCTGAGCGCTCTGCGCGGCTCGGCCAATGACTCAATCCCGGCCCTGCGTGCCGGGGCGTACGAATCAGCCAGCACTCAAGTTGGGTCCGCATGAAAACGGGGTGGGTCCCATCCGGGGTTGGTTCCATCCGCGGTGGATTGACTGTGGGGTGCGTTCAATCCGCGGGGGATCAATGTTGGATGGGTTCCATGCGGGGTGAACGTGATCGTCTCTCTCGCTTCCTGAATCAACCTGCCGCTTTCTGACTCAGCGTCTCGCTTTCTGATTGAGGCTCTCGCTATCTGAGTCACCATCGCGCATCGCCGCGTGATCTCAGCGCATTTCGATGGCGTTCAGGCGCTCACGAAAGCTGGGGGCGGAATTGGCTGAAGCGGCTCCGTAATCCGAGGTGGTGTTCGCAGCCTCGCTGGCGCCACCACGGGCACCGGAGCGCCTTGAGGAGGATGAGGAACCACGGCCACGGCGTGCCGGGCTGCCATCGGCCTGGGGACGCTGAATCGGGTGGGAGACGATTTCGCTGCGCAGCTGGCTGAGCAGACGGAAATGCCCGGTGGCGTTGTACTTGCGAAGCAGGACGGGATCCCAGGACATCAGGGCAGGCAAAAGAAAAGGACCACCGAAACCGGGTGCGCTCCAGGCTGGCGTTCGGTGCTGCGGACAGGAGCTGACGAAGCCGCCTGCCACCTCACCTGCTTACCGCGCCAACGACCCCATTCAGGCATGCAGCCAGTGTTTTATGACAAAAGTTCTTGACCCGCTGCGCTTGGCCGGCAAGGGCTGCCCTGATCCGTCTGGCTGAGGCCCCTGCTGATCGGCTGCGAGCGCCGCTGATCCGCGCCACGGCCGCTGCACACAGACAGCGCTGGATACAGTGATAGAGACGGCAGGAACACCGCGGCACACCTCCTTTCGCAGCTGCAATCTCCGGCTTCCGGCGTGATGCTGTCGCCGGCGGCCATAGCCTCCCCAACCTTCCCGTCCCTGAGCATCTCTCCGCCATGACGATCAACGCCTCCCTGCGCGTGGGTCAGCAGGCGCCCGACTTCACCGCCACCGCCGTGGTGGACCAGGACTTCAGCGAAATCCAGTTGTCGCAGTACCGCGGCCGGTATGTGGTGCTGTTTTTCTATCCGCTCGATTTCACCTTCGTCTGCCCCACGGAGGTGACAGCCTTCAGCGATCGGCACGCAGAGTTCGCCGCACTTGGCGCTGAAGTGCTGGGCGTCTCAGTCGACAGCCAGTACAGCCACCTGGCCTGGATCCAGACCTCGCGCCAGGACGGTGGTGTCGGCGAAATCGCCTATCCGCTGGTGGCCGATCTCAGGAAGGAGATCGCCCGCGCCTACGGCGTGCTCGACGAGGAGGTCGGTGTGGCGCTGCGGGGCCTGTTCCTGATCGATCCGGACGGTATCGTGCAGCACGCC from Synechococcus sp. MW101C3 includes these protein-coding regions:
- a CDS encoding cofactor assembly of complex C subunit B gives rise to the protein MAGLPPPARLCLAAGVLGLLLCLLNQLTAPDLSPALERAAVLASLMAVGLMLVAVLWTRALPAAPERVELPGPQGLELDEALPPLARQELAWGSHMLLTATPAASVLLFWQGRVVLRRGVLAEEPFFPGAICERARRTERCVSLVDLRLYPGRQEFTGLPLGTPAVIVQPIGAVGWLLVGGWSPRCFCRADELWLEGWARKLRTTLEDASAPGPAPVAAP
- the psb32 gene encoding photosystem II repair protein Psb32: MRLPLRLLAAITVLLLQFLPVAAAWAVGASAYPALPQQHLIDPAELFSRATAVELERRLKELQADHIEARLVTVQRLDYGLDLETLGQQLIDRWSTASSDDSSQLILLIDSQTNTAAVVASDTLLDQLPESLLRNTADRTMAIPIRLGSRYRQASLDALDRITAVLAGGEDPGPPLEQVIVPVESNIPTQEETASSNGFTWIVVLLVVGTVVPMLTWWVFSR
- the pxcA gene encoding proton extrusion protein PcxA, with product MGLTDWMGTFGKARTKDLRSNLERAYEAALLIQNIELEYFNDRPVRPELELSMPASVQAQMMRRFRSSLELCRQVVEELQPRRHELDPQELRQFQLIETVEGRYSNRKPLSTLTRSPELLPRSLMGLMEKVRRQLDPQAEATVVAGFRRRRDSTLVSLRILLLLVLVPLLMQQASRTFVISPLVDRFAPDVPFLTYPKPQLEEAAVEKLRVYKAELEFDALLKGEDLPDPAAMHKALASRAAELKEEADGQSTLAIKNVLSDAFGLLSFGLVCLLAREDIRVLRGFLDEQVYGLSDSAKAFAIILFTDIFVGFHSPEGWTVLLDGVATHLGLPVRENFVMLFIATFPVILATIFKYWIFRYLNRVSPSSVATLRNMNGGG
- the cobU gene encoding bifunctional adenosylcobinamide kinase/adenosylcobinamide-phosphate guanylyltransferase, producing MAGADAMLTLVTGPSRSGKSRWAEHLALHSGRPVTYIATGPRLEGDASWSERLALHRRRRPADWPTWEVEGQLSAALERAPAERLLLIDSLGTWLAHHLELDTGAWEQEQQHLLSALQRCRAAALIVSEETGWGVVPPTAIGGRFRDRLGALQQELLPRCNEAWLVVHGRAIDLLRLSRPVPEL
- a CDS encoding tRNA (cytidine(34)-2'-O)-methyltransferase, translating into MPRVVLFEPEIPPNTGNVARTCAATGCELHLIEPLGFQIDDRQLKRAGLDYWPWVQLHRHANLVSFEQHRRRCGGRLVAFSSQVDQPYTSFAFRDDDWLLHGRESSGLPPDVLAAADARLTVPMPGSVRSGGGVRSLNLSVAAAVVLFEAIRQLGTGISSTARDA
- a CDS encoding M23 family metallopeptidase; this translates as MGALPVLSLVAAAAIPGIADSRSSGVDELSAGFGDALGLTAEPKAVQQLASLPKASDRVWIQVRAEVTLDELAQQLRIQETPLARMNDVTEDHRFSQGDWLVIPGRDTNRARSVAALDPEQIRRSAPLSELPPLESTGVVRFGDSLMKLAKRYNLTIQELLRLNPGLEAARLVAGTQVRLARSAPGRTRMVLGLNPVGSGGLSWPDLPSFGGRPEVEQGPTQGDATWIWPTRGVFSSGFGWRWGRMHKGVDIANNVGTPIVAARSGQVVFAGWHDGGYGYLVEIQHSDGSKSLYAHNSRLMVRVGQMVGQGTVISSMGSTGRSTGPHLHFEIHPPGRGAVNPLEFLPGRA
- a CDS encoding peroxiredoxin, which gives rise to MTINASLRVGQQAPDFTATAVVDQDFSEIQLSQYRGRYVVLFFYPLDFTFVCPTEVTAFSDRHAEFAALGAEVLGVSVDSQYSHLAWIQTSRQDGGVGEIAYPLVADLRKEIARAYGVLDEEVGVALRGLFLIDPDGIVQHATINNLSVGRSVEETLRVLKAFQHVQGHPGEVCPANWMPGAATMKPDPVGSKEYFTAHG